The DNA region GACTAAAGTGAAGGAGCGTCGTCTCCTTGAACGTCGCAATTAATCGATTGCCAAGCAATTTATTTAAAGCCAGTTCACTTGAACTGGCTTTTTTGTGTTTCCAAATTAGCGGGATGGCGATTGTATTTCTATTTTATGGGATGCGCCTCCGTTCAGTCCAAAGCACCGTTTCATGTCATGACCAAGCCCATTGGGCCATTGTGTAATCTTGACTGTACCTACTGTTTCTATCTGGAAAAGGAAGCGCTGTTTAAGAAAGGCGATTCAAGAAGAATGCAGCCCGACGTATTGGAAACCTATATACGTGATTACATTGAATCCCAACCCAATGACTTTGTCTCATTTGCCTGGCAGGGTGGGGAACCCACTTTACTGGGTGTCGACTATTTCCGAAAGGCTGTTGAATTTCAGAAGAAATATGCCAACGGCAAAAAGATAGAAAATGCGTTTCAGACAAATGGAACGTTAATTGACGACGAATGGTGCGAGTTTTTTAAGCAGAATGATTTTCTGATCGGATTAAGTATCGACGGACCACGTGCGCTCCATGATGCCTATCGCATTGATAAGCGTCGCAAGCCCACCTTTGACCTGGTCATGAGAGGCATCAAGTTTTTGCAAAAGCACAGCGTGCGTTTTAATACACTGACTTGTGTAAACCGAAAGAATATGAAGTCGGGAAAGGAAGTGTATAAATTCCTTAAGTCGATTGGTTCTGACTTTATGCAGTTCATTCCGATTGTAGAGCGCAAACCAGGCAAGGAGGAAGAGCAGATTGGTTTCTGGCTGGCAGAGCCACCGTCCGATACTATGGAGGAAGAAGATGATCTTCCAGTTACTGCTTGGAGTGTACGACCTCAATACTATGGTCAGTTTCTTTGCGATATCTTTGACGAATGGATCCAGGCAGATGTTGGAAAAATCTACGTCCAGATGTTCGATACCGTGTTAGGCAAATGGTTGGGTGTTCCAGGTGGGCTATGCATATTTAGTGAAACCTGTGGCTCGGCCATGGCGATCGAGCATACTGGAGATGTCTACTCCTGCGACCATTATGTATACGGCAAACATAAGGTCGGCAATATCATGGAGCAGTCCCTGGGTGAAATAGTGGAATCCCCGCAGCAGAAAAAATTTGGAAACGATAAGCGCGATTCACTCCCGAAGATGTGTCAGGAGTGTGAGTTTAAATTCGCCTGCAACGGTGGTTGTCCGAAACAGCGCTTTATGAAAACTCCTGCTGGTGATCCTGGGTTAAACTACCTGTGCCAGGGATATATGATGTTTTATAAACATAGCCAAGCTGCCATGCTTGCTATGGCTCAGTTGTATCGCATGGGGAGACCTCCTGCGGAAATCATGAGTGCGCGATCCAGAAAATGAGACTGTGTGCCGCGGTGGTTTGAGCCAATGATCTGCCATCCGGTTTTTTTTGGTCTGGTAGCAGTTGGATAGAGTTATTCAAGTCGGTTCAGAGAGTAAGCGTAAGGGGAAAGCTGCGTCCATTTTATTATGGCTTCAGGCTCCTTTTTCGGGTTTCCATTTAAGCGTCCTCCCATGAAAAATGATTTTCGAAATATGCCGCCTTCAGAGAAGGCCAGAATGATCAAGCGGCGGATCAAACCCATTCTTGTGGTTGGTTCTCTGGCGTTTGTGTTTTGGTTCCTTGTAGCCGTATTAAAGGAAAAGCAAGATGGTGCTACGACGGATCAACTTGTCACAAACTCAGAAACTTCTCTGCGTTTGCGATCTCAGGTCCGGCAATGGTTTCGTAAAACGTTTCCGGAGTCGGCAGCCCGCTCGGATGAAAAATTCGGGTTTTTCGAAATGGAGCGAGAAGAGCAGCCCATTACCCATTCTAGTTGGGTAGTACTGGCGCATGGCCTCGATGAACCTGGCAATCTTTGGGCTGATCTTGGTCCTGCGTTGGCAGAGAATGGATTTAATGTGCTCGAGTTCCGCTATCCGAATGATCAACCGGTCCATCAGTCATCCCTGTTTTTAGCCGAGCAACTTGCGGGTTTGATCGAATCGGAGCCCTCAATCGATGGATTACACCTTATTGGTCATTCCATGGGAGGATTGGTGCTGCGCAATTTCATTACCCATCCTAATATGCTGCCTCAAGCTGCATGGAAGGAAAAAGTACCCGTCAAAACCTTGATTCAATTGGGCACTCCCAATCATGGTTCCTGGTTGGCGACTTATCGATTGCCTGTTGAGCTACGCGATCATTTGTTTAAAGATTATGGTATGGATGCCATACTTGGAATGATTTGGGATGGTGCTGGAGAAGCGCAGATTGATCTAAAGCCCGAGAGTAGTTTTCTAAAGCAACTAAATGAGAGGCCCTTCCCTAAAGACATTTATTGGGTTGGTGTCGCAGGGACCGGTAGTCCGGTCGGGCTTCCCAAAGTCCAAGGCTGGGCCGATTCCCTTAACATTCCCCTGAATGAATCGATTGAAAACATTCAGGCCACATTCCCAGAGCTATTCAAAGGTTCTGGCGATGGAGTGGTCTCTATTGATTCCCTGCGGTGCGAGGAGATGAACGAAGTCTTTTTGGTCGATGCTCACCATCGTGATATGGTTCGAAATCCGAAAGTAGACGAACCTCCCGCTATTCCGATTGTGATAGAAGTGCTGCGCAGATAAAACCTCAGCCTTTCAGTTCGGCCTCTTAGTATTTTGAGGTGGTTGCTTCTTCAACGTCAGTTTGAACAAATTGAGTAATGGTGTCTTGTACAAGTTGCTCCCATTTTTCTGCATCGTAACTGTCTTGGGATTCTATTTCTGAAGCGTGTGAGAAATGAATTTCGTAGAGTTTCTGGTCTTGATAATCGGCTTTGATTTGAAATGTGTCATGGCTTGCAAAGACGACCTTCCAGGAATCACGGACCGCCTTCCAATAATGCTTGGTCTTGTTCCAAGATTCTTGCGCAGCGCTTAAATCCGGATCCGTGATTCGCTCGTATCGGTCGAGCCCGACCTCTTGTGCCACGTAGAAGTAGGTGTTATCCGATTTCATGGATTTTCGATTATGCTGCTCGTGTATCCATCCATTGGGCACAATCGTGATCCTGTGTTCTCCTTCCAGGATGTTGTAATCGCTTCGTACCGAATACTCCCTTCTTGGAAGCGGCCTCAGTGAAGTTTCACTCGCCCAGGCGGAATACATTTGGCCGTGCTTCCAACGACCGACCACTTCGTAACGGGGCGAATCGTCAACCTGGAATACTGCTTGTGACCACGTTCCTTTCACTGCTGCTTCATCGAGTCGTTTCCGTTCCCAGGTGTTGTCGCCACTATAAACGTGGAGGTCGGTGTCTTGATAGGTCCAATCCTGCCGCCAGTGTTTCATGACCATCGGTCCCATGATATCGCCGGTCTCATTTTCGAAATACATTACCAACGTGTGTTGTAGGCTTATATATGTATGGGTGTCTTCAATTACGGACACGTGCTCCGTTCCCCAGGAAAAATAGGGTTTAGGCGGTGAGTAATCCTTTGTAAATCCGGCTGTCTCGACGAACTGAAAACTCGTCCGGTAATTACCTTCCATGGCCAGGATGGCAAAACGATCGCGTTCAAATGTGGTTAAACCTTTTTCCTGCAGGAGGTCCCATCTTTTATCGGCTTCCTTGGCCAAGGTAACAGTGCTGCCTTTGGAGCTACCACCTCGAGAAACCATCTTTTCTGGCTCAAGAAAAGGCCATGCGAAGGCCAGTGGTTTCGCTTCGGTCTCGCCGGTGTCAACCCGGTCCGGTGGTTGGTCCAAGGTTTGACAACCTGTGAAAAACACGCCTGAAGCGAAAATGAAAATACTCTTTCGAAAGAGAAAGGCTTTCACTATTTTATTCATTGGTTTCTGGATATAAAATGGAGTTTCGCCTGGGAGCAAACAGTAACCACTCCCGAGAATATTCCAAATGACAAATCGTTCGGACGATCTCAGCTCATTTTGAGTTGGCGGAGGCTAAAATCTTTGCCTCAACTTCGGGTGGGGCGTACTCGTAGTGATCAAATATCTCAGTGTGAATGCCACTGCCGCCTGTGATAGAGCGCAATTTTGTAGCATAACGATAGAGTTCCATTTCGGGAACAAGCGCATGGATCACCTTGTATTTTTCATCCATATCCACTCCTTGTATACGACCGCGAATGCTTGAGATGTCGCCCATTACGTCGCCTAGGTAAGTGTCAGGGACCCGGATCTCCAGTTTAATGATTGGTTCAAGCAGGCATGGATTGGCGGCATTGAATGCTTCTCTGAAAGCACCTCTTCCTGCAATCTGAAAGGCGATATCCTTTGAATCGACCGAGTGCATTTTGCCGTCGTAGAAATCGATCGCTATGTCAGTGACATGGTGACCCGCAAGTATGCCTTCAGAAGCAGCTGTTCTGACTCCTTTTTCCACGGAGGGAACAAATACGCGATCCACGTTTTGCCCTACGAGGGAATCTTTGAAGTCGATTCCACTGTTCCGCTCGCCTGGTTCTATTCGCATCCAGACCTCGGCAAATTGCCCGGCTCCTCCCGATTGT from Verrucomicrobiota bacterium includes:
- a CDS encoding anaerobic sulfatase maturase; translated protein: MNWLFCVSKLAGWRLYFYFMGCASVQSKAPFHVMTKPIGPLCNLDCTYCFYLEKEALFKKGDSRRMQPDVLETYIRDYIESQPNDFVSFAWQGGEPTLLGVDYFRKAVEFQKKYANGKKIENAFQTNGTLIDDEWCEFFKQNDFLIGLSIDGPRALHDAYRIDKRRKPTFDLVMRGIKFLQKHSVRFNTLTCVNRKNMKSGKEVYKFLKSIGSDFMQFIPIVERKPGKEEEQIGFWLAEPPSDTMEEEDDLPVTAWSVRPQYYGQFLCDIFDEWIQADVGKIYVQMFDTVLGKWLGVPGGLCIFSETCGSAMAIEHTGDVYSCDHYVYGKHKVGNIMEQSLGEIVESPQQKKFGNDKRDSLPKMCQECEFKFACNGGCPKQRFMKTPAGDPGLNYLCQGYMMFYKHSQAAMLAMAQLYRMGRPPAEIMSARSRK
- a CDS encoding alpha/beta hydrolase, with translation MKNDFRNMPPSEKARMIKRRIKPILVVGSLAFVFWFLVAVLKEKQDGATTDQLVTNSETSLRLRSQVRQWFRKTFPESAARSDEKFGFFEMEREEQPITHSSWVVLAHGLDEPGNLWADLGPALAENGFNVLEFRYPNDQPVHQSSLFLAEQLAGLIESEPSIDGLHLIGHSMGGLVLRNFITHPNMLPQAAWKEKVPVKTLIQLGTPNHGSWLATYRLPVELRDHLFKDYGMDAILGMIWDGAGEAQIDLKPESSFLKQLNERPFPKDIYWVGVAGTGSPVGLPKVQGWADSLNIPLNESIENIQATFPELFKGSGDGVVSIDSLRCEEMNEVFLVDAHHRDMVRNPKVDEPPAIPIVIEVLRR